A window of the Gloeothece verrucosa PCC 7822 genome harbors these coding sequences:
- a CDS encoding DUF2281 domain-containing protein, whose translation MSKVQNQPMAKLVSLVSVAERSPLFGSDKGLIFLSDDFDEPLDDFKDYT comes from the coding sequence TTGTCCAAAGTCCAAAATCAACCTATGGCCAAGTTAGTCTCCCTCGTATCCGTTGCTGAACGTTCTCCTCTTTTCGGTAGCGACAAGGGTTTAATTTTTTTATCCGACGATTTTGATGAACCATTAGATGATTTCAAGGATTATACCTAA
- a CDS encoding ATP-binding protein — protein sequence MEKELIKNLKCFKGAYLSFPALERTQVKHKFLQQLSRNLNIPVYYWNLATKELTDLKNFTIELTHVQELFGSLQNHFTDGIFCLENIGTLLHDEIQTERETLTTLLMDTLENFKLSENKYLILLDIEELELPTHLNSLLPSVIYPLPTVYEIQQILEDCNKSSGISLEINDHLLNSVSGLSAAEIEVGCQLALFEENFADGLYQYKKRRLLGLGLEFLPTPDLNDFGGLDRLKLGIEQVALDYSALAREYGLPFPKGWLLAGPPGTGKTFAAKVVAKRLGFPLINVGVDLVKSKGSAYLKRLLQRIEAAAPAVCYFDEFDKFFDPEAALTASGTKGEVLGVLLTWLQEKQSKVFVIATLNRLDALPPELTRAGRFDKIYYVGFPQAIERKEIFQLHAGRFDERYRVGDGPLGEREWRLLLSETNYCTGAEIRLIVEMAAKDRFYNNNPITLEFNDFVRVRRQITPLYVRDTERVLAMENRAKNISQAASSPDTSVFAPENWDLWGDEEN from the coding sequence ATGGAAAAAGAACTAATAAAAAATTTAAAATGCTTCAAAGGAGCTTACTTAAGTTTTCCGGCTCTGGAAAGAACCCAAGTTAAACATAAATTTTTACAACAGTTATCGAGGAATTTAAATATTCCTGTTTATTACTGGAATTTAGCCACTAAAGAGTTAACAGATCTCAAGAATTTTACCATCGAGCTAACCCATGTACAAGAATTATTTGGAAGCTTACAGAACCACTTTACAGATGGGATATTCTGTCTGGAAAATATAGGAACATTATTACATGATGAAATTCAAACCGAAAGGGAAACATTAACAACCTTGTTAATGGATACCTTGGAAAATTTCAAGCTGTCTGAGAACAAATATCTAATTTTGCTTGATATTGAGGAGTTAGAGTTACCAACGCATCTCAATTCTTTGTTACCTTCCGTAATTTATCCCTTACCTACTGTTTACGAGATTCAACAGATACTAGAGGACTGCAATAAGAGTAGCGGCATATCCTTGGAAATAAACGATCACCTCCTCAACTCAGTTTCAGGGTTATCAGCCGCAGAAATCGAGGTGGGTTGTCAGTTGGCACTTTTTGAAGAAAATTTTGCCGACGGTTTGTATCAATATAAAAAACGGCGACTCCTCGGGCTAGGCTTAGAATTCCTACCTACTCCAGACCTCAACGATTTTGGCGGCTTGGATAGGTTGAAACTGGGTATTGAACAAGTAGCTTTAGACTACTCCGCCCTTGCAAGGGAGTATGGATTGCCTTTTCCCAAGGGGTGGTTACTCGCAGGCCCTCCAGGGACGGGAAAAACTTTTGCCGCTAAAGTTGTTGCAAAAAGGCTAGGGTTTCCTTTAATTAATGTCGGGGTGGATTTAGTTAAATCCAAGGGTTCTGCTTATCTTAAACGTCTATTACAACGTATAGAAGCGGCTGCGCCGGCTGTATGTTACTTTGATGAGTTCGATAAATTTTTTGACCCTGAAGCGGCACTTACAGCAAGCGGCACGAAGGGGGAAGTTTTGGGCGTATTGCTAACCTGGTTACAGGAGAAGCAGAGTAAGGTGTTTGTTATCGCCACTCTCAATAGATTAGATGCACTGCCGCCAGAATTAACACGGGCTGGTCGGTTTGATAAGATTTACTATGTTGGTTTCCCTCAAGCTATTGAGCGTAAAGAGATTTTTCAGCTTCATGCCGGACGTTTTGATGAGCGATACAGGGTAGGTGATGGACCATTGGGGGAAAGGGAGTGGCGTTTACTTCTCTCAGAAACCAATTACTGCACTGGGGCCGAAATAAGGTTAATTGTGGAAATGGCGGCTAAAGATAGGTTTTATAATAACAATCCTATTACCTTGGAATTCAACGATTTTGTTCGAGTTCGTCGTCAAATTACGCCTTTATATGTAAGGGATACTGAAAGGGTTTTGGCGATGGAAAATCGAGCCAAAAATATTTCACAAGCGGCATCTAGTCCTGATACTTCCGTGTTCGCTCCCGAAAACTGGGATTTGTGGGGTGATGAGGAAAATTAA
- a CDS encoding type II toxin-antitoxin system VapC family toxin, with protein MRLLIDTHAFLWFFSGDPKLSNTARILMEDIKCQKLISIATVWEIAIKQSKNKLTLALPIEDYIQQKVKLEDFELWPISLSHLFVISTLPFHHNDPFDRLLIAQTIVEGVSILSRDLAFDSYNIQRIWN; from the coding sequence ATGAGATTATTGATAGACACTCATGCTTTCCTGTGGTTCTTTAGCGGCGACCCTAAATTAAGTAACACCGCTCGAATTTTAATGGAGGATATTAAATGTCAAAAGTTAATAAGCATAGCTACTGTCTGGGAAATTGCCATTAAACAGAGCAAAAATAAATTAACTTTAGCTTTACCTATAGAAGATTATATACAACAAAAGGTAAAACTCGAAGATTTTGAACTCTGGCCAATCAGCTTAAGTCATCTGTTTGTTATTTCCACTCTGCCGTTTCATCATAATGACCCGTTTGACCGGCTTCTCATCGCACAGACAATAGTTGAAGGTGTTTCTATTTTAAGTCGAGACTTAGCCTTTGATAGCTATAATATTCAACGGATTTGGAATTAA